Sequence from the Pedobacter sp. D749 genome:
ATCGTGACGGTTTCAATTTCCTATTTTTAAGATCCGGCCAATTTATTTTATTCATATGATCATTAATCTCTAGACTAACTTCGTGCGAATAATTAAGAATTGCTTTTTGATGAAAGTGTTTGAGTAGTGTTTTTCGCCCGAAAACAGGTTGACTTAATATAATACAACTGCATGTATCTATTATACAATTTAATTTCATTTATATTACTCTAGTTATGATATAGCTTTCGTTAAGTCTTCCATTATTTTTTAGTCTATAGTTTTTATTTTTATAGGTAATCCCTAATTCTAATGTAGCGATAATATCCTTGAAATTTATAACAATGTCAACGTCAAACATTTTTAGACAAATATATAATAACGACTCATAAACCGGCAACCTGAAAGAACTGCTACTTTTAATATCACTAAATGTTATCTCTAAATATTTCCCCAGTTCCTCAATTTGCTTTTCTGTTGAAAAGTCGGAAAAATCTTCTCTTGTTTTTTTTTTATCTAGGTTGTTCAGTAGTGAAAAATAATTTGAATATAACCAGTCTTCATTGATATCTTTCAATGAATCAGTAATCATCGGGATTTTATCATAAAATTCTTTACCTATCTCTGTAAATTTATACAGTGTCGAAGATTTCTCCCTTCTCTGTTCCAAAATGCCAATTGTAATTAGCCATTCACACCTAGGAATAAGTAAGTGTTCGGCATATTTTTCAGCACTTTTCCATATATAGTTTATGGCTCTAAATCTTTCATTAATAATGATTTTAACAGTTGCTGAAGCGTGAGGTTGTTTAGCAAGCAGTCTGGCATTTAGTAGCCTTTTAAAATTTTGCTGTAATTTTTTCTGATTAATCTCTTCAAATTCTGCTAGGAAATCAAGAATTAAAAATAGTCCATCAGCATCAATTTTTAAAAGTTGAAAAAGATAAAAATTTAATTCAATTTGATGTAATTTTCCTTCCTTTGAATTAATACTACTTAAGTTAAATAAAACATTTCCTATCCGAGAATTACTGTAAATTTGATTGAATGAAATAATGAGTCCAAAGGACTCGCAAAGTTGAAAATAATGACTTAGTGCTGTGGTTTTTTTTCCATTTTCTGTAAGTTTACCTCTGCTCTTATTATATGTTTGATTGATCTGTTCCTCTGTTATGCTCCAATTAATTATTTTGTTATCCACTATGCTTTTCGGAAGTTGAGCGACACCAAGAATTTTTATAAGCTCAGAACAAACATAAAGCTGTCTTGAAGTTGTATGTAAATGTAGGATAAACCGAAAATCGTCACTCTCTAGCATATTTTTTTCCTAAACAAAGCAAGCTAAACAACCTTCTTCCTCTGCATCCAATATATCAATGAGTTTGTTAGAGCGATAATTTTTGGCAGCGTTTTGTTGTTTGGTTAAAAATTCTTCTTTTATCTGTTTAATCCTTTCCGGATTGATTAATTCTTCTAAACGTTCATCTTGCATCCAGGTGTAGCCGTCTTTTTCATACTCTACGGCCAGAAAGAATTTAGCAGGGTTTTGCTCATACAACCAAACCCATTCTATTTTACGTTGGAAAAAGCAAAAGAAACAGCCTGAACGACTGCGGTTGTATTTACCTATTTGCCCGTTTACTTCGTAAGGAATCTCTTCATAATAAGCCGGCACGCCTACCCCACTTTCGCGTAAGATTCTAAAAATGTCATCACGAATGAGAATGGATTCATTATCTAACAAAGGGAAATCATCTACCAATGCAATTGGCAACTGGCTATCTTTTAATGATTGAAAAGCTACATGATTAAATTCCTTGATACCTAAGCCCATTAAAGCCTTTAACTTTTGGTTTTGACTGTAAGATAGGGATAAAGGTGTTTTAATAATATCGATAGCACGCTGGTAGAGATTCGAAGTTAAAAACTCTTTATATAAGCTCAAAAGTTTTTGTTGGTTCTCGTTCTTTAATACTTTGCCAATTACCTCTTCGCTCCAGATATTTTCTCTAAAAGGAAAAATGGATTGTACATGTGGTTTTGTTGATATATAACCTTCCCTTTCCTCATCCCCACGAATTCCTACATAGGAGATTACAGGTGTAGTGCCAATGTAATTTTCGAAAGGTT
This genomic interval carries:
- a CDS encoding phosphoadenosine phosphosulfate reductase family protein; its protein translation is MTKENNQVRHVLGISGGKDSAALAIYMKELYPQMDIEFYTCDTGKELEETYQLIRNLESKLGVSIHKLYAKEGDKGNPFDFYHNLYGGYLPSSNARWCTQKLKIEPFENYIGTTPVISYVGIRGDEEREGYISTKPHVQSIFPFRENIWSEEVIGKVLKNENQQKLLSLYKEFLTSNLYQRAIDIIKTPLSLSYSQNQKLKALMGLGIKEFNHVAFQSLKDSQLPIALVDDFPLLDNESILIRDDIFRILRESGVGVPAYYEEIPYEVNGQIGKYNRSRSGCFFCFFQRKIEWVWLYEQNPAKFFLAVEYEKDGYTWMQDERLEELINPERIKQIKEEFLTKQQNAAKNYRSNKLIDILDAEEEGCLACFV